The sequence TGAGTATGGTGGTGACCGTATCCCACGAAGTATTGTGGGTATGGTTTGTGTTAGGAATACCCCGCCAGCTGGTTAgtaatcgattcgaatcgtcatCGCTCTTGGATAGTGAGCACTTGACTTGAGCTATCTCATCGTAGTAAGAACCACACCTAGAGAACCATGAGAATGGTTATATTGATATTGATTAATGACGATGACATGATTAATTATAATCAAGGGTTGGGTTACTCTTGCTTGTCTATTAATGATATACTTGCTGAATTTGAGTAATCACTAAAGCTATACTAGACATAGCAAATTGGCAAATGTCACTAGCTAATCAGGTGTTAACCTACATGTGCAGCAGGATAGGTAATAATGCTGAAATGCTAAAAGATGATTAATCATTATGATGCCCCTTAAGATGATAATAACTACATTAATTCATGTACTCTTCCAAAAGAAAAAGCCAGCTCCAGATAAAGCCTTGCATGATCCTTGGTGCCTTTTACTTTCTTATTTCCTGGTTTTGGACGGGTAAGTCTAACTGAGTACATTCGAGTACTTAGGGTTTATCCCACCATGTTGCAGGTGAAGATCTAGGCCTGCTGATGATGGTGAGTAAGTGCCGATGGGCTCAGCCTTCTATGCAATCCTCATCTCTGTTGTTTCTGGAGGAAATGTCACTGAGCTAGCTTGTATTTCAAAACTCTGGTTACATTTATAGTGTACAAAGCTATATTCTTTCAAACTAAGTTTTGTACTGACTCTCATTCCTTATTTGTAAACTTATTGTAATATTATTTCCGCTACCAAAAACTCCGGTATGTGATTGTGAATTTACTTGATCTACGATCTGAGTTGTGAGTTGATTTAATGAAGTCCTTCGGGATGCTCGGCGATCTACCGGATTTATATGGGCTCAAGTATGCAAACAACTGTGGAAGCAGATGTTTTTGGTACTTGTGCTCTTATAAATTGGGCGGTATCGTTCACAACCATCTTTTGTAAAATATCCCATCAAAAagttcacttggttttaacgcaaCAACAAAACCACTAACAAAAAATTGTCTAATatcaggtttttggattgttagagaattatgcattttcagttttaatttaatttaATTTAGAAAACTAGTGTGATGTATGTGccgacatgtatgtgcatgtgagTATGAATActcacataagcagtaaacaacagtTAAACATGCACAATTACTAAGAAGAATGTACCCTGTGGAgagaccgatgctcaaggcatcagtggttccattcacacgagacatcttgtgtgtatgttcgatgtagtcgtacgcagtcgatgcagacagatgtacgcagtgcagtccctcgaacggcgTCGGCGATGAGGAACATGATCAGCGCTGGTCGAGCGGACGAAGCGAGCAGTCGtgagtacgctccccaaaaacctgatagcccgcacacccgtgcaagtgtagctCTGCAGACGACGATTTCGGAGTCCTGTTCTCCCACTTACTCTGTGTTCGCAGAAGGTGGGACAGGAATAGACGGTGTGCAACTCGTCTGAGAATCTGTTCTCGTGTAACCAAAAGCAGCCTCACCTGCTCCGTATTTGTACACGCGCAGAGGGAGGCGAACAGACAGTAACAGTCGCCATCAGAGCTATCGTTACAGCCAGCTAGAAACTAACGCTATTGGAGACATCCGTTACTAGTCGACGACCATTACAGctcgtccgttactagccataacacaGGAAACGGCCAGTAACAGACGACAGTAATGGACGGTCATCACTCCAGGCAAAATGCACAACTgttaggaaggaatattcggaccaaagTCCGATCTGCCACTGCCCGGCCTAacccggcggcgcgcgcgcgacaGTCCTTCAAcattttctcaacttctcaataaaTACACCAATGATACacatatttaagttgattgatttgtacCTTAAACTTTCGGTATGATACTAAATTATTAGTACACTGTAGCATTAAAATGAGCCTGTAGCATTgattattattgaatattaatttgggacagacccacattaatccaacacaTGATTCAAAATGTTAATCTTAAATATGTATACCGTATAAGTTTCTTTAGAGATAATTTTTTATTTATGAATTTTGAAGGCATTTATAAGCCTATTAAAGTTTTATACTTATCTTTTGTAAATTAGCCATTGATATATGTGATGCAAAAAAGTTGACTGATTTTTCTAACTTTAAATTCTTAAATTCTAGATTCGCCACTGATACTGATCAATGCACTGCAGCTACTGTGGGAAAATCGGAGCACAGCTCATGAATTACTGTTTATTTACCTGAGGAGAAGTTGCTGCCTCGATTAATCTCATCTATTTCAGTTTATTTATGTAAACCTGAGGCGTCCCGAGCATATCGGAACAGGCCACACGTGTTAGGCTAGAACCATACCCTCCCCGCGAATCCAACGGCCCGCGAaatgcctcttcccacaagcacgAATCATGAGGTGAGAAATGCGCCACGGGGTAAACACGTACCGAATTCAAACGGCCGCGGGCAATCCCCCAATTTCCAATTCCAGGGAGGGTCGCGAACCCTCCATTGGCCATTGCTCGATCTCTGTCCCTCTCGTCGCACCTTCGCAGCCGTCGTTCACCGAGGCCGCGGATGGCGAGGACTTCGGGCCCGCCGGGTCCCCCGGAGCCCGGCCGCCACGACGCGCCGATGCTGCTGCGCGTGCACGTGATCGAGGCGCGGGGCCTGCCAGCCATCTACCTCAACGGCTCCAGCGACCCCTACGTGCGACTGCAGTTGGGGCGGCGCCGCCCGCGGGAGACCACGGTGGTGAAGCGGAGCCTCAGCCCCGTGTGGGACGAGGAGTTCGGGTTCCTCGTCGGCGACGTCGCCGAGGACCTCGTCGTGTGTGTGCTCAACGAGGACCGCTTCTTGGGCGCCGAGTTCCTAGGGCGGGTGCGGGTGCCCCTCACCGCGATCATGGAGACGGACGACCTTTCGCTCGGTACCAGGTGGTACCAGCTCCAGCCCAGGAGCGGCGTCAAGTTCAGGAAGAAAAGGCGCGGTACACCCTACTTGCATCCGATCTTTCCTCTTGCATGCCATGGAAATCAATGCTTGATCTGTGTGATATGATTCAAAGCAGTCGAAACAGACACCAAGGAGTTGTGGGTAGGAGAATGGATGCTTGCTCTACACATGGATTACACCTCATGATAGGCGTGCTAGTGTGGTACCTGTTCAGGGAAATAAAAATCATAGGGCCTTGACTTTGATTCTGTTGTTTATAGCCAAGATTTTTTTCTACTTCCTATAGTCATGCGCCAATTCTTCCTTAGTCGAGAGATTTTCCATATCACAAGTCTTTGTCCCCAACCTGCAGCTGTTTGTTGTATCCCCATTCGGTTGAATGCCAAGGTTATTAAAACGGTAAAACGTTGGAATGCTTATGGGTGAAATTTTGACTTTTAAACatttaaacaaagtttaaacgtagttttaaacaacacaggaaaaataccaatacatcgtaatttcagacaataatatgaagttaaataccaaaatagagaggttagtggcttaccaaaacttcacccatgagctggattgaacctcaaaagtaactaatagactggacccaaaagtagctaatggtctaaaatgcataaaacactgcgttttacagtttagaacgccaaaacgctaaaacgtggtttcaacctctaattagagttttgacgtttaaaaacatcgtttaaacgtagttttaataacactgTTGAATGCTTTACTGTTGGGAAGACCCTTTCAAATTTCTGCAGAGCAAAATGCTGTGACGACTGAAGCTAGCATTATTCACTGTTCAATCATATTTCCTTGCAGGCGAAATTTGCCTGAGAGTATACTTATCGGTTAGGGCCACCCTTTGTGATGACGCACATCAAGCTCCACCGCAACTTATCGATGATATATCGTGCAGCTCACACAGGTCAATCGAAACTAATGAATCACCATTATCAGCTACTGTTAACAGTCTGGATATGTCAGCCTGTGCCAGCATGGATCGGACATCCCTCAAAAGTTCGGATGGCTTCAACCAAAGCATGACGGAGGTCCGAGGTCCTAGAAGCACAGGGCCACTATCTTGTGTCAGCATAGAGCAATCAATTCTTCTGGAGCCTGAAGAAGATGATGGCAGTGCCATCGTTGATACATCCTCAGTAGTGGAGGTCATGTCTCGGTACTTCCGGAAAACTGCTGATGCTACACATTCTGTAGCATCAGATCCTGTGTCCCTAGACCAGTTTCGAAGCACACAAATGAATTCTGAATGTCGTGAAAATGAAGAGGGTTGCACACTGCCTGAGGTCAGCCTTGATGAACTGCTGAAAAATATGGAGTCCAAAGACCAAGCTTGTGAACTGCCAGGAAACTTGCCTGGTGGTGTACTAATGGACCAATCTTACATTATTGCACCAGCTGAACTAAATTCTTTGCTGTTTTCTGGAACTTCAGATTTCTGGCCAGAAGTTTCTGAACTTCAAGGAACAAGTGGATTCAACATTGAGCCCTGGAAGCATGACAATAATGAGAACTGTTTAAAAAGAACAATAACTTATACAAAAGCTGCTAGCAAATTAGTTAAATCTGTTAAAGCCACTGAAGAgcagaaatacttgaaggcaacaGGAAGTTCTTTTGCAGTTTTGTCTAGTGTTAGCACTCCTGATGTTCCCTGTGGTAATTGTTTCAAGGTGGAGATATTGTACCGTATAATATCTGGTTCCCAGTTGCCATTAGAACAGACCACACAAATTACTGTAAGTTGGCGTCTGAACTTTGTTCAGAGTACGATGCTGAAAGGAATGATAGAGAATGGAGCGAAACAAGGCCTTGCAGAGGGTTATTCACATTTCTCTGAAGTACTGTCCCGGAAAGTTAAAGTAGCTGAACTTGCCGATGCTAATACGAAAGATAAGATTTTAGCATCACTGCAGACACAGAAAGAATCGAACTGGAAACTGGTTGCTCGCTTCCTTGGAAGCTTTGCATTCATATGCTCTCTCAGTACAGCACTGTATATCACTACTCATCTTCATCTAGCCAAGCCTAATGTGGTGCTTGGCGGTCTTGAATATTTTGGCATTGACCTTCCAGATTCCATTGGAGAGATTGTGTTTTGTATTATTTTGATCATCCAAGGGCATAATATCATGAAAGTAGGGCGACGTTTTTTGCAAGCCTGGAAACAACGTGGTAAGCCAGTAATCATCTCTATGTGGTGGCTGATATTTACATGTCTTTCTGATGGCCGATCTAGGTATTCTGTAAATGCTAAGGAATTAATCCAAAAAAGAAGCAAATATTTTGTTTGCAGTAGTCCTTGTAAGATTGCCCTAGTCCTCTAAATGGCTTTACTAGAAAAATTATTTATCTTTAAAACTATTATTATTCATTTTCCTGTAGCTTGCAAATTATCCATTCCCTATGGACATGCATCTAATTTGCGTTTTTCTTGTCTCAACATTAGGTAGTGATCATGGGGTCAAAGCTCATGGAGACGGTTGGTTGTTGACTATTGCACTTATTGAGGGAAGCGGTGTAGTAAGTGCAGGTACACCTGGGGTTCCTGATCCTTACGTAGTTTTTACATGCAATGGAAAGAGGAAAACCAGCTCCGTCAAATACCAGACTTCTGAACCTAAATGGAATGGTAAGTGCTGCTTCTACATTATAACTTTATTGAATCCCACAAGTTAAAAAGGAGAGCTGGAAACACCTTCATCATCTTGACCTCTGAGATTTTCCTGATTCTTCGATTTTTCAACTTTACAGAAATATTTGAATTTGATGCGATGGACGACCCGCCAGCAAGATTGGACGTGGTTGTGCATGATTCAGATATACCAAACAATGAAACTCCTATCGGTCAAACAGAAGTGAACTTTGTGAAAAACAATTTGTCAGATTTGGGTGACATGTGGGTTCCTCTTGATGGAAGGTTTCCCCAAGGGCACCAGCCCAAATTGCATCTGCGGATCTTTTTGAACAATTCGCGGGGGACTGAAGTTGTTATGAATTATCTGGAAAAAATGGGGAAAGAAGTTGGCAAGAAGGTATGGGTTGTCCAAAATTTGATCTTGGGAAAAGTTTTCTGAATTTCTTTTAATGCTTGTGCAATGCATTCTTTTACTTAACTTGCATAACTGAATGTTCAGATGCACTTGCGCTCATCTCAGACAAATTCTGCATTCCGTAAGCTCTTCAGCCTTCCCCCCGAAGAATTTCTCATCGACGATTTCACCTGCCATCTAAAACGGAAAATGCCACTTCAGGTAATCAGATGTTCTGACTTGGAATATGTTGATTTGTCATTGATTCATTTGTTCTGGTACTACTGAAATTGTACTCAGAATAGTTAATACTCTCTCTGTCCCAAAAAATAAGGCATATATTTTTTTTGGAAAAGTCTTTGAAGTGAAACTTTGAccattatttttttaaaaaaatatgaaATCAACAAATGCAAATTAAGCATCATATTaaagtatttttgaaaatgaattCAAATATataacatgcatacactaaaaacATATGTTTTTTTGCTAAGTTATTGGTCAAAGTTTTAAAATGTTGACTTTTCTAAAAACATGCGCGCCTTATTTTTTGGATGGAGGTAGTAGTATTTTAAAGGAAAAATTTGCTCGTGGACATTGAGAACGGCCCCCTTTGCTCGTGGACACTGAAAATAGTGAGAGTTGCTAGAGAACACTCTGCTTTTTATTAAAGGTCTGTTTGGGAGAACTTCACTTCAAGAATTTTAGGTTCGTTCTAGCTTCTTTCATAAAATCAGGTCTTACTCCACGAGCTCTAGCTCTGAAAAAAAATTAAAACTAGAGGCCAACTTCATGAAATTCACAATACTCCTCTAGAGGTGCTTCACAAACAATGCTTTTATACCTCTTCATGAAGTTGCATGAAAATTACACACCATGACATCGGTTACCTAACATATCGCTTTAGTTCTCTCGTGACAACCCACTAATCAATTGTATTACAGAAGCTGGAGTCTATATGCAAGCCAAACACTACTCGAACCCATCTCAACAATTTGATGAAGCTGAAAAACTAAAGCTGATATATTTTAAGTTAAACACTCCCAAACAGTCCCTTAAATACTTAAACTTGGTGGTTACCACACCCAACAAAATATCTGTTTTCCAACCATAACTCATGCATGCTATGTTTTCTAGACATGATATTTTTACTTAAAGTGTTCTATGCATAGATAAGCCTATTCTTTAGATTTCAACTACTATTTTGGATACGGGATGCAGCTATTAAAATTACTGAGGAAGGAAAAGCTAGCCTTATGGATATTTCACTCATACAGTTATCTCGGGCTAGATTTCTACAGTAGATTACTACTACGATGTATCAGTTGGAATGAGAAATCCTAACCCTAGAATAGGGTTGAGCAGTGTATTAATAGACCAaataactgggccaggcccattacaagaGACGGGTATCTAACACCCCtgccgcagtcacaactctatcctgtacagatgttgagattgGACCGAAAGTCTAGGAATACATTGGATGgcagccccttggtgaagatatcggtgaACTGCAGTgttgtggggacgctgagaacacgCGCCTGCTGTGACACGCTCCCGGACGAAGTGTAGGTcaatctccacatgcttcgtgcgcgATGCTGCACGGGATTAGTGGAGAGGTAGACGGCGCTGACGTTGTTGCAGTAGACTAGGGTGGTGCGCTGGAGGGAGCTGTAGAGCTCGTGGAGTAGCTGGTGCATCCAGGATGCCTCTGCCCCCggtggataacgagccagctcggctcggctcgtttacgagctcgagctggctcgtttagctcgcgagccagagcagaaaaataaaatgtacataataattattttttagttaatttcaaactaatttaacaatagaaaatagtaattatactcataatTTCACAAACCACATCAATATAACAAcaaattagcacaattcatcactcattaattcacaattcacatacatgttcatcagtttaacccataattatatttgcatagaccaaattaacacatagacataattcattaatcattagtttaattcataggcCATTGACACCTCAGATATATATAACATATTCATCAATTATTCTGcaaatgatatgcatatagtttcgttttgctggaatatggtagctcgtttagctcgcgagctggctcgttaacgaaccgagctaggatgttaGCTCAGCTtgtgaaaaaattcaaacgagccgatctgagccgagtcgagctgaccatgaaccgagcgagccagcgagccacgagcatttcgtccagccctacctctgccacgccgttggccacaacGCGGTACTCAGCCTCGGCGCTGGAGCAGGAGACGATGGACTGCTGCTTGGCGgtccaagagacgaggttggcacCCAGGAACACGGCatagccggaggtggaccggcgcgtgctgTAGCCGGGCCtagcagcgtcggtgtagaccacaagTTCCGACGTCGAGGATGGTCGGagaaggccgtagtcgagggagccccgAAGGTAGCACAAAATCCGCTTGAGGGCGGTGAGGTGGGGCTCCCGTGGTGTGTGCATATGAAGGCACACCTGCTGAACgacgtaggcgatgtcgggccgggagaaggtgaggtactggagcgcgcctgTCAGGCTCGGGTAAGACGTCGCGTCGGCGATTGGGAGCCCgttgtcctcagagagcttcacctGAGTATCAACAGGGGTGGAGTAGGGCTTATAGTCGGACATGCCAACCCGCTCCAGAATGTCGATGGCATACTGACGCTAGTGCAGGAAGAGACCCTAGGGCCGACATTCGGCAGTGATGTCGAGGAAGTGATGGAGAGGCCCTTGGTCCTTCACCGCAAACTCCCACTGGAGGGCGATGATCGTGCGCTGTAGGAGAGCGGTGGTGGAtgtcgtgagcacaatgtcgtcgacgtagaggaggAGGTAGACGATGTCCTCGCCCCGTCGGTAGATAAAGAGTgatgtgtccgacttggcctcgacaaaGCCGATGGAGGCCATGTAGGTGGCGAAGCGGCTGTACCAGGCTcgcggcgcctgcttgaggccgtagagtgagcggttcagccggcagaccaggTCTGGGTTAGTGGCATCGACGAAGccagtgggctggctgcagtagacagtctcagtCAGAGTGCTATGAAGGAAGgcgttcttgacgtcgagctgatggatcACCTAGTTCCGGGAGAGGGCGAGGAAGAGGATGACGCGGACGAtgaacttgacgacggggctgaaggtctcatcATAGTCCACTCTAGGGCGCTGGGTGAAGCACCGAAAGACCcagcgggccttgtagcggtcgagggagccatccgaagtcagcttgtggcgaaacaACCACTTGTCGGTGACCCCattggtgttgggtggacgcggcaccaggtcccaggtgtggttggccagcagggccgcgtactcctccatgGCCCGATGCCAGTGTGGGTCAGCGAGGGcggtgcgaacggaggaggggacCAGGGAGGCGTCCAGTGGAGTAGTGGTCGTATCAGCGGCCAGGATCAGCCTTTCGACAGGCCGAAGAACACCGGCGGCGCGGCGAGTTAGCATCAGGTGAATGTGTCCGGGGTCGCGGTGAATGGCGTCCGGGTGGTACACCGATGGCTCAGGGGCCGCAGGCGTGGCTAGCCCACGGCGATGATAAACGACGGCCGGGTCGGCGAATCGGGCTGCGATCGTTGAGGGGCCCGGGTCTGTGGGTGCCGACGGAGGAGTGCTCCCGCGGCGGTGGTAGACGAGGACGGGGTCAGCGAAGTGGTTCCCGCTCGTCGATGGGGCTGGAGTAGCCGAGGCCGCGCGTTGCGCAGGCGTGGTCGGCGGGGCCGCGTGTGGCGCAGGGGGGTCGACGGAGCcacgcgtggcgcaggcagggtTGACAGGGCCGCTCGTGGTGCAGGCAGACGTGCGAGCAGGGGCATCAAGGCCACGTGTGGCATGGACGGGGTCGATGGGGTCGCACGCGAGTACGGTGAAGTTGCGCGAGGTGCTGGCAACGGTGCGAGGCGAGGTGCTTAGGAAGGATGGGTACTCGGATCAGACTCAAGGAGGGAgtcgagatcggtgggtggggaggAGCCAGCAAGGTGAAACATATCTTCGTTGAAAACGACATGATGGGAGATGATGATGCGCTGAGAGGTGAGGTCAAGACaacgataccccttgtggtcaagagagtagccaaggaagaggcAGCGAGTGGAGCGTGGAGACAACTTATGGGGAGCAGTAgtggaagtgttagggtagcaggcacatcCGAACACTCAGAGGTGGTCGTAGGACGGGGTTGTGCCGTACAGGGCGAAGTAGGGGGtggggtggctcaccgccttcgatGGGAGACGATTGAGGAGGTGGGTGGCGGTGTGCGGGGCTTCTGCCTAGTAGCTAGCAaggagagacgcctgg is a genomic window of Zea mays cultivar B73 chromosome 5, Zm-B73-REFERENCE-NAM-5.0, whole genome shotgun sequence containing:
- the LOC103626820 gene encoding C2 and GRAM domain-containing protein At1g03370 — protein: MARTSGPPGPPEPGRHDAPMLLRVHVIEARGLPAIYLNGSSDPYVRLQLGRRRPRETTVVKRSLSPVWDEEFGFLVGDVAEDLVVCVLNEDRFLGAEFLGRVRVPLTAIMETDDLSLGTRWYQLQPRSGVKFRKKRRGEICLRVYLSVRATLCDDAHQAPPQLIDDISCSSHRSIETNESPLSATVNSLDMSACASMDRTSLKSSDGFNQSMTEVRGPRSTGPLSCVSIEQSILLEPEEDDGSAIVDTSSVVEVMSRYFRKTADATHSVASDPVSLDQFRSTQMNSECRENEEGCTLPEVSLDELLKNMESKDQACELPGNLPGGVLMDQSYIIAPAELNSLLFSGTSDFWPEVSELQGTSGFNIEPWKHDNNENCLKRTITYTKAASKLVKSVKATEEQKYLKATGSSFAVLSSVSTPDVPCGNCFKVEILYRIISGSQLPLEQTTQITVSWRLNFVQSTMLKGMIENGAKQGLAEGYSHFSEVLSRKVKVAELADANTKDKILASLQTQKESNWKLVARFLGSFAFICSLSTALYITTHLHLAKPNVVLGGLEYFGIDLPDSIGEIVFCIILIIQGHNIMKVGRRFLQAWKQRGSDHGVKAHGDGWLLTIALIEGSGVVSAGTPGVPDPYVVFTCNGKRKTSSVKYQTSEPKWNEIFEFDAMDDPPARLDVVVHDSDIPNNETPIGQTEVNFVKNNLSDLGDMWVPLDGRFPQGHQPKLHLRIFLNNSRGTEVVMNYLEKMGKEVGKKMHLRSSQTNSAFRKLFSLPPEEFLIDDFTCHLKRKMPLQGRLFLSPRITGFYSNIFGRKTKFFFLWEDIENIQVVPPKLATVGSPSLMIILCKDRGLEARHGAKALDPQGRLKFHFQTFVSFNDAHRIIMAIWKLRSSGLEQKGEVIDKEPELKENPYEEGSLLANEDVKMSEVYSAVLSVDVSALMEMFSGGPLEHKVMERAGCVDYLATEWELLNRNVYQRHINFRFDKSLSRYGGEATTTQQKYNLPNQNDWIVEEVMTLQGVQHEDYSSIQLKYHMTSTPLRPNSCRIKVLLGIAWLKGTKHQKKAAKNVMMNSANRLREIFSEVEKEVTSRKVPASG